A segment of the Candidatus Pelagisphaera phototrophica genome:
TATCGGCAAATAAGCGGTATGATTTTTATGAATCGCATCTAGGCCAAACGATGAGGGTCTTGTTTGAGAACTCACGTCCGGATGCTTGGCCGTCCTATACCGACAACTACATTCGAGTGGTCGTTCCGCGTGACGGTACTAACGGAGAGGACTTGGCAAATCGCTGTGCTGAGGTGACGCTAGAAAAAGTAGCGGCCGACTTTGTGGAAGGCCGCATTGTGCGTATGCTGGATTAGCTGATAACGCGGCGCAGTGCGATCCCTGGGCCTACGGGGAAGAGCCTGCTGCCGGGTCAGTTTTCCAGAATTTCCACCTCGTATCCATCAGGATCGGTGATGAAGGCCATTTTTAGACCGCCGGAAGTGAATTTTGTTTTCCAGTCACCCGGCCAAACGTCTTCACCATTGTCTTCTAACATTTGGCAATACTCCACGATATCGTCGACGCCCAGGCAGGTGTGTATCAGGTCTTCGGGAAACTCGACCTTAAAGTCGGGCGAATAGGTAAGCTCGAGATTGTGGGCATTACCAGGCATTTCCAGGTGGACGATCTGATTACCAGAAGGACTCTTGTCGTTACGCTTTAAAACCGTGAATCCACAGTTTTTACAGTACCAGTCGATTGATTTTTCAAGGTCGCTTACGCGAATGCGAGTATGGAGAAATTTGATCATGGAGTGGGAGTAAAGCGACCCGTTCCCAATTGCCAAGCGTGGATGCCGAAAATCTATTCCGAATGAGGCCCGTTTATATGCTAGAGGCGCACGGGAACGTGAGCGTCCTCCAGGTGCCGTTTCGCTTGGCTAATCGTGTAGGTGCCAAAGTGAAATATGCTGGCAGCCAGAACGGCG
Coding sequences within it:
- a CDS encoding VOC family protein; the encoded protein is MIKFLHTRIRVSDLEKSIDWYCKNCGFTVLKRNDKSPSGNQIVHLEMPGNAHNLELTYSPDFKVEFPEDLIHTCLGVDDIVEYCQMLEDNGEDVWPGDWKTKFTSGGLKMAFITDPDGYEVEILEN